The DNA window ggtccagggggacgcttagatgttttctggcagaaaattacggtagattatcgtacagcagcctagtgcacacttgcgcctagtggccgtgtttacgtgtgggagtgtcatcatggatatacagtactatactgtaatttttaactattgctagatactgtatcaaaccttgaaaacccttttttgttttttgtatctataggaaataattctacatcattcggaaaatactgaaaacagtaagctacgCATAGTAGAGTAATAagtactacagtcatagaaaattatcaaaactttaacaactttttattgttttatttatccataaaagaaattttgtacagtattttataaaaaaatctataagaaggatttcttacagtattgttaagataaaagctacagtgtatatatatatatatatacatatatatatatatatatatatatatatatatatatatatatatatatatatatatatatatatatatatatatatatatatatatatatatatatacatacatacatacatacacacacacatacatacacacacagtgtacatacagtatatatatatagctagaaagctagaaatggagtgaaaaaaaatctacgggtaggttgctgtttgccaccatgatgtgtttcgaaatatacgaatttccaattacacgaggcctttcatcgaccaaattctcgcataattccgGACCCTACTGTATTTTCACTTATGATTTTTCATTTacgttaaaaaaataaattaccgtacatgaaaaatagaaaaacagtCTTACCATAAATTCCGAACTACTGTATATCTTCACTTATGCTTTATGGATTACGGTTGACTTTGCATTCTGCTCATGTGTAACAATACCCTGAAGCATTGATGTGATAGTAGAAGGACGGTTTCTGTGTTTTGTCAATTCTTTTCCTTGCTCTGCGAGTTCCCAGCTCTTTCGTGAAACGTCTTCCATAGAATTTAGAacctataaaataaatacatgcatTACTTCTATTACAGTATACGATAATACAATACAGTCCCGTTTTAGAATTACTGTACAAAAAATATGGGACGAAATTGAGATAATACCTTTATTGTGTATCAGAaataaattaatacattttaaagtACAGTATAAATGTACTGCAATGCtattataaaatgaagaaaaaagtcaAATTCTATAAAATTTCAACAGCTAATTCCAAAAAAATAATGTCAAATAACAAAATATTGTAATCATAAAACTTCTTGATGAAAGTGTCTTTTCCCTTTTATTGTTTGGggaaacaatcaaaatcaaaatatacaaaagGAGATAACAGAGATTTATATAACATTTTGTTATCActaggtaagaaaataataaatgtattttaataacttCAAAAATAAAGAATTACATAAAACTTCAGTACATTAAttatgaataaaatcaataaaactgATATATCAtacacgactattattattattattattaaatgctaagctacaaccctagttggaaaagcaggatgctataagcccaggggcccaaacaggtaAAATAGCATAAGTAAGTATAAGTTGGATGCAACAGTGGGTTTTTCTTGGCATGGACTTTGCTGTAACAATTTGAAACAACTGAATTTCCAAAGCAGATACAGTAGTACCTCGATTTACAAGTTTAATTTGTTCTGAGAACAAGCTGGCAAACAAAAATCTTgtaaactaaaacaatttttcctataagaaataaaggaaattcacttgatGCATTTTACACATCCATAGATACACATAAAGTGTACTCATTTCTAAAAGTTTGTAAtgctaattattgaaaaatttataatCCCTAATATCAGAAATGACTACGAatgaataattcacaataaaaaaatttttgacaaattaaattgcactttacctttgaggacTGTTATAGCTGGTGTGAGGGAGATAAGAAAGGATCAGGAGAAGGTTGGGGTAACTGTTTGGAGGGTGAATCTCGCTCCATGAGAACTTTATTAGGAGTTCTCTTTCTTTAATGACATTCATTACCACTTACTGAATCACTTAATTCATGCTTTCTGGACATTTGATCATCTTTTTTTACACTTATGTTCAGTTTTGAGTTGGCtggcttttccttttctttaaaatgggATGAAAATAGGACATTGTATTGTCAGTAAATAGATTCACTGCTCGTCGTACTGAAGCCTTATCTGGGTGATGTGGCTTTACAAAACTTTGCAAGATTCTCTTGATGcaacatatatttttcatatattttggtaATTATATCACCtaacagcttttcatcaatccatcctcatcatcaccacctcctacgcctattgatgcaaggtcctcagttagattttgccagttgtctctatcttgagcttttaaatcaatacttctccattcatcgtttcctacttcacacttcataatcctcagccatataggcctgggtcttccaactcttctattgcctcgtggagcacagttaaacgtttggtgaactaatctctcttggggagtacgaaaagcatgcccaagccatctccatctacctctcaccatgatctcatccacatatgacactcgagtaacctTTCTTTCATCAATCCAGATAAGCAGAAACGTTTCAATGGAAGGAACATGTTGCCGTTGATTCGCTAGGCTCATGTCAGCATCTGTTTCGCAACAGCAAATTatttgatatcattttttttttttattcagaattggAACTGGTACAGTAGGCATTTTGTTAAGCATGTCCATTTCTATTAAGATTACCTCACTGAAACAGCAATGGACAGGAATCTTTTGGGCAAGCACTATATACATCTATAAAGGTAACTCTGTGGGTGAGCCGACTTTTGAGCGCAAGACAATATATTTGAGAAACACATCACCCAGATAAGGCTTTGGCAGTGTGAGCAGCCAATCTATTTATTGACAGTGCGATGCCTAATTTTtctgccattttaaagaaaaggcaaaagcaatAGTCTCTAAATAGGTTCATTGTGAAAGTCGAACGTAAGTGTAAAAAAGTATGACCAAGCGTCCAGAAAGCATAATTTAAGCGATTCAGTTAGTGACAGTGAACatcattcaagagagagaactctcgATATCTTACCAGAAATTCTCTTGGAGGGAGATTCTCTCTCCAAACAGTAACCccatctcctcctccttttcttataTCTCCCTCATGCCAACCACAACTTTCCTCAAAAATAAGTATAAGTTAATTTGTCAACATTTCGATTTTCTATTGtgaattatttatttgtattcatttctgatgaTAGGAGTTATTTCAACATTAATTACTATAAAaaaacctttaacccttttacccccaatggacgtactggtacgtttcacaaaactcatccctttacccccatggacgtaccagtatgtccttgcaaaaaactatttacatttttttgcatatttttgataattttatgagaaacttcaggcatttccaaaagaatgagaccaacctaacctctctatgacaaaaactaaggctgttagagcaatttgaaaaaaaaaaaaaaatatatactgcaaaatgtgcttgaaaaaaaaaaaaaaaatgcctaggggttaagggttggaaagttccaaatagcttgggggtaaaagggttaaacactaTATCATATGTAAATGTATTATAGATGTGCGAGATGTATAGAGTggatttaatttatttcttatggggaaaattgTTTCATGATATAAGCATTTTAGGTAGTGTACTCGCTccttaaaatgaattaaaatagtAAATCGAGGTTCTATTGTGTATGGTGAAGGATTTCATTGGTATATATATTTCGTAGTTTTTTTCACTGGGCACATTGCGTAGTTAGGTGCAGTACCCTTTGCCCATTAGGTACATTATTTTGTTGTTTTGGTTATAGTCAGTTTAATGCATTTTGCTCACTGAGTACACCTccctattttgtacatttatacaaTTGGTAAATTTTTTATTGGTGCATTCTGTTGATTGAGTGCTGTACATTTGGTTCATTGGACATATTATGCACACTGGCTACAAATTTTCATTGAATACAGTCAATTTGGTACATTTTGAGCATATTTTCATTGGGATTGGATTTGAATTTATAAATTTGTGTCATAAGAACTTTTTTTTGGTGGGGTGAGTCACTAGCTAAAGAAGTTCAATGTCTTGATGCTTACctttaaaataaatgtaaataattctGACCcacttttgatatatatttataagctgATACAGCGTATGGCGTACTTAAATTAATCTTTTAAACATTTCTGTGGCAAATTTGGAATTCACTAAACAGCTATACAAGACACTACTGTCTCTGGAAAaggtaaaatatgtaaaataatacaAAGCCTACAAGATATCTGCTATCTATTGTAATAACCTATtgttatttaaaacagaaaatttgacATAGGTCAGAATTACAATAGTACTTACCGCTGTCAGATTAGATAGCTTTGTGGTGGCCTCATGAATTATTGGGCCTGTATCTGGTAATTCTAGTTGGGAGGATGATTTTGTCCAAGGAGAAATATTTGTCGAATAAACCCCTTGAAAAAGATCTTGCTGTTTTATCAAGCAAGATACAGAGTCGCACAGTGTCTCCTGTTGTTGTTGTAATCCACCGCCATCTTTTGTAATAAGTGGTTGATTCTTCCATTTCTAAAATTGTtaagtttagaaaaaaataagtcatgagacaataaaaataaaatacaaaacaatttGAGGACAttataaaattggaaataaaatgtGGCAATTCACTTGAAAATAAACTGGACTTTAAATAAACAGTTAGGTACataaaattatagtttttattaaaattataaaataacttttCAAAGTAGAGAATACAGAAAAGCTAAGTTTTTATTGAAACACACTACACATTATTGTATGTAATGGCAAAGCCTTAATTTCATTCATATGTAAAATAAtctcaaaattgaaaaaataatttattagtcTTAAAGGAGAGAAGTCTAATTGCCCCAAAAAACATTACTAGTATTAAGATTTTGAGGCTCAAGTAGATAGTCACCCCTTCGACGAATTAAAGGCTAAGGGAAGGAGGCCATAACTAAGTTATAATCTTTTCCCAAACTATAAAGTAGTCGAAACACAAGGCTAATAAAGTCAATTgatagaaaaagataaaatattcaacGTGACCCTGAACTAATAAGTAGATTGTCACCCCTTCGACAAATTAAAGGGTAAGGGAAGAAGGCCATAACTAGGTTATACTCTTTTTCCAAACTATAGTCTTTGAAACACATGGCTTGTAAAGTTGATAGGAAAAGCTAAAATCATATTCAATGTGATCCTGAATCTTTAAAATAGTAAGAAGAGAAACTTGGATAAGGCTAACAAGTGAAAAACTAAAAGATCATGGAGACTAACCTCTTCCCCTAATTATCAAGTAGTAGTCACACCTCTGATGAATCAAAGGGTAGGGAAAAGGGGCCATAAATAAGCTATACTCTTTTCCCTAACCATACAGTagtcaaaaatgacaaatttgtagataatttgtatttttcctaacgatacaaaccttagctatttacatggggtaattactttggcgacagccgatgacaaGCCATAAAGTTTTagtgagggtttcctaccccaccgttagttagcggggggtagggaggggtagctagctacccctcccccctcacacacaccggtgaagatccactttacttagaggtaggacttatcttgggggacagggctggcgggtacataactgtaaatagctaaggtttgaatcgttaggaaaaatacaaattatctacgaatttgtcatttgttccgtaactgaatacaaaccacgctatttacatggggtgacttaacccttaggaaggaaggtaagtcccctgccatactggctttggcttgcccgggggcccctaacccgagttcataaagcaactcaagggttggggcccctgcgcctcgcagacagctgaggggctgctgcggcctacgtaagtcgtgtgtgaaggtgagcagtgacatgtcctaggaagttgacctggagtactttagaaggaaatctaggctagaactacccaataccacctcgtcagggtatggggacatgacagtattacaacttaatactaggaacacaaggaagcatggcttacctgcagaggttcgaggtcagctgtgcaaaggacccaggatgctgtttttctccaagggaggagaggatgaagaaaagaaaagggccagacagatcttttcattcacacagactaaaaccgggtaacaatgccctcaaccctctgctacttgtccaattaggagccgatcccatggcaaaagacctcaacgacactagattcgctgtcaggggagggagagatgctgtaaacgggacgcgataccctagggatatcacggagaccgtccaggcatccgccccgagttgctgccaccttgctgcacaactctgcaggcatccccccactggtggacacgcggggggaatgccaaccctagcgcttccggccttggccggagcctctagggttcttgccttccctggaggactttttccccctcctgcccttggcaggaaagggcttagacaccttgggctccgctgctacggtagtcttctttgtatccttgacgggacggggctgctgaaccgccggaggctcatagggcctcgatgttagggccctatggatgagggaatcctggttggatttcctccacctctcggcagagagctccacatccttaggctcaaacaagctcttaccgaggacggaagagtgtctgagcctgctcgactcggcgctgggaaccttatggtgaAACCTCTCGACAACAGCGTCCCTGcatttgaggatcgtgttggcccacaagctcgagacttggtgggacaggaacttgatggtccgagtgcccgagaggagaaaagtttccagcgccttcctggtgctttccttggggagatcctcggaccgcaccaggatgcccagagaccccagccagatgtcgagccatgaagtggcttgcatagcgcacttgatgaccttctcctggctttggatctcagtggctgaggatacgtgccggttggagagcctctcaagagggactccctctgtgagttcttccacggagtgatgtaaGGGAAGGCTCAGTGCAGACTCCTCAAGGACTTCAAAGTACCtactctgatggacacgaggaggagggaggagcttatttccggcactggatctgctggaggaggcaagctcggcgAGCTGGCCCTCaatcttgtctctggcgctcttcatcccttgggaccagggcaatgctgcgctggcTCTAGAGAGCTTCTGAGCGCCGTAGACGCAATCCAGGACCgggtccttaccctcacgaggtgggacctcagggtctggaatcccattgaggttcctcatgagagtcaggacctgccagaacgcgtgttctgattcctggtgctcgcctcctgacagacttgcagcgaagtctccggaccccagaggctcttcctggggggaaacgtgggcatcctctacggctctgggctgttcctgtctgatcctagaaGACGATtttggaatcgtcttagagtccttaggttccctcctgggagggatgcaggactctaaaagcaaagggggcaagtccttctccacctcgggacgaggagacctctcgggaagaggaggaacatccatcattggtgcgatgggggagtattcctgctcaaccgactcccctgaggaggggtaatcctcctccgcaggagagggcgagaaggtctgagggggagtaggatccttgcgcaaggatctacgcggggacagcacaatcctcggaggaggatccacgggatagactcctctctttcttttcaggggggaggaagctgccgctggttcgtgacccgaatcagagagtgttggcttaatagcccgcacgagagctctgagtagggtgtcgaaccagggctgctgactgacagcagcgctgtcagacactccctctgaaagAAAAGGGATCgatggatccctaggaggagtcgacacacgagggttcgcctgccgggctgtaagagaagaatccctagacctgtccgaggagcattccccctctggcgagcgcgctggtctgcgcttgtggGGAGGGGAACGCGATATAGAAGAAACCGCCTgccggcgatcgcgctggggctcgtataCCAGGCCCAGATCAGGGCCGCGCGCGAGAGAAGGGCGCAAAGCTGGAAAATCACGCgcgcgcgcacccgcgtgggcggggGCGGGATGGTGCGCAGGAAGATGGTCAGGAGCGATGGCTCGATGGCGCGCTGGAGACAGAGCGGGAGCGTGGCTGTGGGGGTGCACGGAAGCCTGAGCGGGAACATGCCCGCGAGTGGGCAATGGTGTGGGCGTGTGGCGAGCTGGAACAGGAGGCGGCCGAACGTGCGGGCACGCAGTGATCTGGTGCAGCCCCGGAAGGCGAGCGATAACAGGAGCGCCCGAGCGGGTGTCCGGTAGGACTGGCCGAGGGCGCGATAGTgcgggagcagggtcgcgagcgacctggaaACGAGAGGTTTGATGACGGTCTGGCTGGACCGGTTTACTTGCCTGTGCAAGCGCTAGgtgcgctggcgatcgtgggcgcgcatggcacgtATCAGGAACAGGTCGCGTCGGGGTTCGCTGTTTTGGAGGTCGCGAGGTGCGAGACACGTGAGGGCGTTCTGGAGTGAGTAGCGCCACCACCGCTGTCTTAAAGACAGGCACGGGGCGTGAAGCAGGAACAGGGCGTGATTTGGGCTCGTCGAGCGCGATCATATCAGCAATagattcgcgcggttccagaggcggccgtgagcgcccgtgcgctggcttggcaacctctggggcgacgagctgagTCGTCGCAACGCGTGGTCGCGTTGGAGCTGTAACAGgaactgcgcgcgggcgcgcatcgcgaacctctctcGTATCGTGAGCCTCCCTTGTATCGCGAACCTCTCTCGTATCGTGAGCCTCCCTTGTATCGCGAACCTCCTTAGGTGGGAGCGATGGGCCCAAAGCGGCACGTGGGCGCGTTAGGGTGCGCGTGGGCGCTGGAGCTGGAATCGCGCGGGGACGCGTATCGCGTCTCTCCCCcgcagggcgcgacgagtccgaaggaacctgtgggcgcctgtgcgccaactcaggaacctcttGGATCGCGCGCGGTGAAACAGGAACAGGGGGCCTGCGAGGTGCCGGAGGGCGCATGAGCGCtggaggccgctggggcaccggtgggtgCGTAGGCGCGTTATCAGGAACTGgccgcaagtgcgcaggagagcgccgCGGCGCTACAACAGGAACAGGATGCGTTTGCGCAGTTGAGCGCTTACGCGCTacatcaggaactgctggagggcgacggggcgccgatgggcgtgggcgcgcaggggaaccctggcgagcaacaggaacagtggcgcgaacgcctaagggtgagcgccgaggcgctttgtCAGGAACGACAGGAACAACAGTAACAGGTagcgcaggcggagccttacgcttaggggcaAGCGGCGCAGttgcgcgctcaagtccctgagaccccgaagggtcaggaggttgcgcagtggcagtctccggcgcgtaaagcgcatcagcagctttagatgtagatggttgaggtgacagctcacattgtccagaaggacgaccatcctccgacggggatcgcgaacgatccctgtaGAGGTCAAGGGTGGTAGCACGTAgatcaggagaacggcgagtcgtctcctccgcagaggactgtggtgacgacgagccgaagaggcgcctcttaacccctttgaagggggaaggaaggcctctacggcgaaggggagggcgagccttccgccttatacgcccacgaggggccgtgggatcagcaggctgaccatcaacaggcctccgaagaggcgtctctaccagagaactcccctgAGAGGGAGTCTCAgcggaaggagagaccgtgggactaagctcctccctcgaagtatgttcagaGGGAGaaacagagccttcagctaccgcagccacaggaacaggagtttggtcagacccacgggatgtttccgacacaacaacgtcaaccacagacagagggtctatgtccgctgaggttgacgattgttcggcagccacaccccgtttgatcataccaaacaaggcttccttggagggcaaaccctgcagccccaaggaagcccaaagctgaaaaaggtcattgttagaaacaaatacctcctccgaggggggaggggcagccgcctcgctatggtaggcaacgacctctccctcaccgcgggatcggttaatgacatcaacattacggtctacgctatcTCTCGCCGGcttctcggaagaggccgcccgagcgggagcttcggaggaggaatgggcggcggaagaagacttaggattttctctcttccgagaaacctcggaaggagaaagatccctcttagccttcttcttacgtcgccgggcaaacctctcccactgggaggtagaccactccctacactcaatgcacaaattaaaactatcacaccgttggcccctacactgggggcataaggagtgaggatccgtttccacggccgacataaaggtcccacaagggcgaccgggaagtccagggcaagtgcgcatagggagagtagaggccaacttcacacccaaacactgaaagaaaaagcagacaaaaattatggcagtcaaaagagaggagagcgctgacaggtctgtcgtctctccgagccaaaagtaaagtggatcttcaccggtgtgtgtgaggggggacgggtagctagctacccctccctaccccccccgtaactagcggtggggtaggaaaccctcgttaaaactttatggctcgttatcagctgtcgccaaagtaattaccccatgtaaatagcgtggtttgtattcagttacggaacaattgtggCTTAATATGCCAATGGGTAGGAAGATACATATCCCATACAAGGTTCAATATGACCAACCCTACCcttcctccaatacctatatcaaaTAAATATGGGAAGGAGGATGATCCAGTCACAGAGGGAGAGAGCAAGCACCTCCTACCTTTGGAGGAGGGGAGAGAAAATCTCCGCTCTAAATATGTTAGTATATTCTCAAACAATGTCTCAAAGTAAAAATACTGCAAAACCAGACTAAAACAATTCAATTATTATCTCTACTACTGATAAAAGTTACGCAACATAAAACTATCATATAAAGGCTTTAGAAACCAACTAATTCCACGACAATGCCAAAAAATATGTGGCAGGcgataaaccttaaaaaaaattattagaataaaaggggataaaaaaaaaaacataaaaaaggagaggtaagcaaaaaagaaattaaagacaGTAAAAAACTGATCCCATAAACAAATAAAGCAAACCCCAAAAGCAATCTTGAACAATAATTAAAACCCTCCTGTTATGTCCATGCTATTACTAAGCATAGTGGATAATTAAATCATAACCTGATTCTTGATACTTTATAGTATATGAAGACATTACTTCCCAAAGCCGAAAAGGAAACTTCTTGGCTATTCGGCAACATGATGGAAGATGGCGGCTTGGCGCAAGTAACATTGTCTCCAGTATTAATATCAATTTTCGGCGATGATTTGTCATAGATTACAAAATGATTTTCAGCATTGGAAATGCTGAGAGGAGTTCAAGTGAGCATGAGCCCGTAGATCTCCCTTATACAGTGTGAGTCTGTGCTTTGCATATTGAAACATTGGCCCTATAGCAATGGAAACAACACTTCTTTGGTATTTTTATGTTGTATTGGGTTCCTTTACAGGAAAATCCAATAAGACTAGACAGCACATTAACCCCATAAATAAAACAAATCACGGGAAAAAAAATACACTCAGAAAAACTAAAACTATTTCAACATGCACACATATTGCTAAGGTGTGTTAGAAACTAAAGATACAAATATTTACCTTATCAACAGTGCTATAACGATCCTGTAATTCTTTCAAGTTTTCTTCCGCCTCCAACAGTATACTGTCATGTGGAATACTTTTCACATACTTATAATTTGCTCTGTACTTTTCCCGAAGATGTCCCGGAATCACATTTGCTCCAGAATCCTATCAAATCAATTACCATTATCATCAAAAGAGTAATTTTTTCATATAACAAAGTTTACCTGAATATCATCATATTCTTCAATAGGACTGAACAGGAGTACAACAAAATATTTAGTTAGTTGAATTCTTTGCTGTTCTTTAATTCAAAGAAGTGCACACTGTGAGTAAAGCCTACCAATTAATGTAAATGTTTCAATCAGCAgtttttccatttttattgtaattttttattccAGATTTGGTCTGATCTGTTGAGctgaaaaattttattaaaatatttcacagaaaattctaattttttttaacgGATAATTTTCAGTAAATCAAATAAGTACAGTACCCTATTTCATCGGATAACCACTTCaccaataataaaaaattacagaAATGGTAAATAACTCCAAACATGAAATAACTTATATATACTGCTACAATACTTATTCAATTAGCTGCCCACATATCTCTATGAAACTCCCTGGATGTTCATATACTTCTCTCTTGAAGCCTGGTTTAATACTGACAATTACCATAAAACTAAAAAttgtccattttctttcctttcaataggctcAGGCCTGTAGTACAGTATTAAGACAACATGGCAGCTTGGCTATGCCGCAGTTCCTTTGTCTTTTCAGCTATGTCACCCTCGTCTTCAGTAGCTGCCATTTTTAACCCCATCTAGATTGTTGTTCTTTGTGTAATTTAGGTTATCAGTGattataggaatgaatggcgagcgattgtgacgcagtttcggtaggccctgctgcttcctccggtgccttagatgactgcggaggtagcagtagtaggggattcagtgttatgaagcttcatctgtggtggataacgggggagggtgggctgtggcaccctagcagtaccagccgaacttggtcgagtcccttgtcaggctgggaggaacgtagagagaagaggtcccctctttgtttcatttgtttgatgtcagctaacccccaaaattgggggaagtgccttggtatatatatgtataaaatttggtGCTCATTCTGTGTCTCATGCTAGGAGCAATATTGTAATTTACGTATTTGCTGTGAAAAGTGTGAAATGCTTACTATTCCTCTTATAAAGAAGTATGTTCAGATGGTAAGCTTATCATTTCAAGAGTTCCAAACATAAAACAAAATGAACATCTCATTCACAGGTGACACCAGAGAAGACCAAGCTCTGACAGCGGTGTGATAGATCACCATTAATTGTATCCCCTTCTTTTTCATTATGTGAAGTTATAACATAAAGGAGAAGAAAATATTGGAATGCTCGATTtctaatacatttcatatatagaaATTGATTTTTCCTTTTACTAAAGGCTTAAGAAATAAAGAATTTAGATTTTAGACATTATCTAGGAGTAATGTTTAACAACATAAGTGACCCACA is part of the Palaemon carinicauda isolate YSFRI2023 chromosome 15, ASM3689809v2, whole genome shotgun sequence genome and encodes:
- the LOC137654747 gene encoding uncharacterized protein, producing the protein MLELNEENNLLDEVIRLLEKLRYDTVLDSMEPSWVRSVLVEVGPARHNLLVWVHSKLCPTEAEELQASLKQTHFQKILESFTSLGICKPGDSGLIQGMAPPLDQLKFWRGCLHKVWQVHHVSSLGHSQKDSIICDRFLDHLANSKHLSVIQKDSGANVIPGHLREKYRANYKYVKSIPHDSILLEAEENLKELQDRYSTVDKKWKNQPLITKDGGGLQQQQETLCDSVSCLIKQQDLFQGVYSTNISPWTKSSSQLELPDTGPIIHEATTKLSNLTAVLNSMEDVSRKSWELAEQGKELTKHRNRPSTITSMLQGIVTHEQNAKSTVIHKA